In one window of Constrictibacter sp. MBR-5 DNA:
- a CDS encoding ABC transporter substrate-binding protein → MHGTRSIRRIAAAAVAAVLLPLAGGAAAQDKVIKIGVIYDYSGPYAAGGSETHAWGTKLAIDMVNARGGTEGYRIQPTYADAQSKTDVAINEAERMLTQTGVDMIMGVFSSAHCVPLATKVDTAKKFFWINTCISPAVLKDRHLRYVFRPQVHGGQFGEMSPDMLAEFSQSKLGMDKKHLKVAIIHEDGPYGVGVAEGNDRAARRHGMQVVLKEGYAATSPDLSSLITKLKRARPDVILHTGYNPDITLFLRQGREQGLRFKVLIGHGAGYGEVDRLYAAFGNDVDHIFDVDSVAATLLDPAKMAPEIAEVTNLLEKAYLAANPSAKQLTLHASIGFGHTWAFLNDVLPRAIRNHGGITPDALRQAALETDIPDGGTTQGYGIRFNPPEHEMAGQNNRAFPVIIQYIGGDMKLVWPPHVAPHEPVLPLPAKSPYAMR, encoded by the coding sequence ATGCACGGAACGAGGTCGATCCGCAGGATCGCCGCCGCGGCGGTGGCCGCTGTCCTGCTGCCGCTGGCCGGCGGTGCGGCGGCGCAGGACAAGGTCATCAAGATCGGCGTGATCTACGACTATTCCGGCCCGTACGCGGCCGGCGGGTCAGAGACCCACGCCTGGGGCACGAAGCTCGCGATCGACATGGTCAACGCGCGCGGCGGCACCGAGGGCTACAGGATCCAGCCCACCTATGCCGACGCGCAGAGCAAGACCGACGTGGCCATAAACGAGGCCGAGCGGATGCTGACGCAGACCGGCGTCGACATGATCATGGGTGTCTTCTCCAGCGCCCATTGCGTGCCGCTGGCGACCAAGGTCGACACGGCCAAGAAGTTCTTCTGGATCAACACCTGCATCTCGCCGGCCGTCCTCAAGGACCGGCACCTGCGCTACGTGTTCCGCCCGCAGGTGCATGGCGGCCAGTTCGGCGAGATGTCGCCCGACATGCTGGCCGAGTTCAGCCAGAGCAAGCTCGGCATGGACAAGAAGCACCTGAAGGTCGCGATCATCCACGAGGATGGCCCCTACGGCGTCGGCGTGGCCGAGGGCAACGACCGTGCGGCGAGGCGCCACGGCATGCAGGTGGTGCTGAAGGAGGGATATGCGGCGACCTCCCCCGATCTATCGTCGCTGATCACCAAGCTGAAGCGCGCCCGCCCCGACGTGATCCTGCACACCGGCTACAACCCCGACATCACCCTGTTCCTGCGGCAGGGGCGCGAGCAGGGCCTGCGCTTCAAGGTGCTGATCGGCCACGGTGCCGGCTATGGCGAAGTCGACCGGCTCTACGCCGCCTTCGGCAACGACGTCGACCACATCTTCGACGTGGATTCGGTCGCCGCCACGCTGCTCGATCCTGCCAAGATGGCGCCGGAGATCGCCGAGGTGACGAATCTGCTCGAGAAGGCGTACCTCGCCGCGAATCCCAGCGCCAAGCAGCTGACCCTGCACGCCAGCATCGGCTTCGGCCACACCTGGGCCTTCCTGAACGACGTCCTACCGCGCGCGATCCGGAACCATGGCGGCATCACGCCGGATGCCCTGCGTCAGGCGGCATTGGAAACCGACATTCCGGACGGCGGCACGACCCAGGGATACGGCATTAGGTTCAACCCGCCCGAGCATGAAATGGCCGGTCAGAACAACCGCGCCTTCCCGGTAATCATCCAGTACATCGGCGGCGACATGAAGCTGGTCTGGCCGCCCCACGTGGCGCCGCACGAGCCGGTCCTGCCGCTCCCGGCCAAGTCGCCGTACGCTATGCGGTGA
- a CDS encoding MFS transporter, which translates to MSVKLEEARAPGAPGALAWLAFGFAVAFFCYAFLQRVAPAVMVSDLMRDFAVGGAVLGNLSAFYFYAYAALQIPVGLLLDRFGPRRLMTGAALVCAAGSFVFAVADQLVVAYAGRLLIGAGCAISFVGALAVATTWFPARRFAMLTGMAQAGAMAGAVLGAAPLAALLQTTGWRSVMLGAAALSASLAVAMWLTARDGPSARRSTVGLAGALKVVASNPQTWLAAGFGFFITGPMLAFTSLWGASYLQAVYGLDRPTAAGAVSLSFVGWGLCAPLIGLLSDRLGARRPIMIVGSMLSFCTNAAIIWLTDLSLVAISAVLLINGAVSCCMLLNFVCAKEHNPPWASGAAIGFSNTAVMLSGAILQPVVGLLLDLNWEGAVVDGARVYDAATFRTALSILPICSIVAIAMAWILREPPRPPQ; encoded by the coding sequence GTGTCCGTGAAACTGGAAGAGGCGCGCGCGCCCGGCGCGCCCGGCGCGCTCGCGTGGCTCGCCTTCGGCTTTGCCGTGGCGTTCTTCTGCTACGCCTTTCTGCAGCGCGTGGCGCCTGCCGTCATGGTCTCGGACCTGATGCGCGATTTCGCCGTCGGCGGGGCGGTGCTCGGCAATCTCTCGGCCTTCTACTTCTACGCCTATGCGGCGCTGCAAATTCCGGTCGGCCTGCTGCTCGACCGTTTCGGCCCGCGCCGGCTGATGACGGGGGCCGCCCTGGTGTGCGCCGCCGGAAGCTTCGTCTTCGCCGTCGCCGACCAGCTCGTCGTCGCTTACGCGGGGCGGCTGCTGATCGGCGCCGGCTGCGCGATCAGCTTCGTCGGGGCGCTCGCGGTGGCGACGACCTGGTTTCCGGCGCGGCGCTTCGCGATGCTGACCGGTATGGCCCAGGCGGGCGCGATGGCCGGTGCCGTGCTGGGGGCGGCGCCCCTGGCGGCGCTGCTGCAGACGACGGGATGGCGCTCGGTGATGCTGGGGGCGGCGGCGCTGTCCGCATCCCTGGCCGTAGCGATGTGGCTCACCGCCCGCGACGGACCGTCGGCCCGGCGGTCGACGGTCGGCTTGGCGGGTGCCCTGAAGGTGGTCGCGTCCAATCCCCAGACCTGGCTCGCCGCCGGCTTCGGCTTCTTCATCACCGGCCCGATGCTCGCCTTCACCAGCCTGTGGGGCGCGTCCTATCTGCAGGCCGTCTACGGCCTCGACCGGCCGACGGCGGCGGGGGCCGTGTCGCTCTCCTTCGTCGGCTGGGGCCTGTGCGCACCGCTGATCGGTCTCCTGTCCGACCGGCTGGGGGCGCGGCGGCCGATCATGATCGTCGGCAGTATGCTGTCCTTCTGCACGAACGCCGCGATCATCTGGCTGACCGACCTCAGCCTGGTCGCCATCTCGGCGGTGCTGCTGATCAACGGCGCGGTCTCGTGCTGCATGCTGCTCAACTTCGTCTGCGCCAAGGAGCACAACCCGCCCTGGGCGAGCGGTGCGGCGATCGGCTTCTCCAACACCGCCGTGATGCTCAGCGGCGCCATCCTGCAGCCGGTCGTCGGCCTGCTGCTCGACCTGAACTGGGAGGGTGCGGTGGTGGACGGTGCGCGCGTGTACGACGCCGCGACCTTCCGCACCGCACTGTCGATATTGCCGATCTGCAGCATCGTCGCCATCGCCATGGCCTGGATACTGCGCGAGCCGCCGCGTCCGCCCCAATAG
- a CDS encoding Zn-ribbon domain-containing OB-fold protein, whose product MTDSAFVGPGPDAEFQSYLEHGKFMIQRVKETGRHVFYPRVLDPETGSPNLEWVEASGLGTVYSTSVVRQRPPAKDYNVALIDLAEGPRMMSRVEGLAPDAVTIGMRVKAKIVQEDGAPLIVFEQA is encoded by the coding sequence TTGACCGATTCCGCCTTCGTGGGCCCCGGCCCCGACGCCGAGTTCCAGAGCTACCTGGAGCACGGCAAGTTCATGATCCAGCGGGTGAAGGAGACCGGCCGGCACGTCTTCTATCCGCGCGTGCTCGACCCCGAGACCGGCTCGCCCAACCTGGAATGGGTGGAAGCCTCCGGCCTCGGCACGGTCTATTCGACCAGCGTCGTCCGCCAGCGCCCGCCGGCGAAGGACTACAACGTCGCCCTGATCGACCTCGCCGAAGGACCGCGGATGATGAGCCGGGTCGAGGGACTGGCACCCGACGCCGTGACCATCGGCATGCGCGTCAAGGCGAAGATCGTTCAGGAAGACGGCGCGCCGCTGATCGTCTTTGAGCAGGCGTAG
- a CDS encoding acetyl-CoA acetyltransferase, whose protein sequence is MAHPLRGSSAIVGVGRAGCGNSGGRSHLEQIGEAVHYALEECGLKKSDIDGVWNANLVNFMPALTIPEYLGIRPKISDGTNLGGSSFLSHMVMAAAAIKTGLCEVALVCYGSAQRSQGGKLQTSSDPAPYEYRYKPRNPPTTYALGAARHMYEFGTTREQLAAVAVAARQWALMNPEAFTHKDGPLTIEDVMSSRMVCDPLTVRDCCLVTDGGAALIMTSAERAKDLKQKPVYLLGGAAATHNRAVSSMPDIVNTCAQESGRRAFDMAGITTRDADVLALYDAFTINVILQLEDLGFVKKGEGGPFVASGAIGPGGALPVNPNGGGLADVHPGMYGMFLTIEAVRQLRGTCGPRQVKDAKIAVCHGNGGSFSSQATNVLGTEETL, encoded by the coding sequence ATGGCACATCCCCTGCGCGGCAGCAGCGCCATCGTCGGCGTCGGCCGGGCCGGCTGCGGCAACAGCGGCGGCCGTTCGCACCTGGAGCAGATCGGCGAGGCCGTCCACTACGCCCTCGAAGAGTGCGGCCTGAAGAAGTCCGACATCGACGGCGTCTGGAACGCCAACCTCGTCAACTTCATGCCGGCCCTGACGATTCCGGAATATCTCGGCATCAGGCCGAAGATCTCGGACGGCACCAACCTCGGCGGCTCGTCCTTCCTGTCGCACATGGTCATGGCGGCGGCGGCCATCAAAACCGGCCTCTGCGAGGTCGCGCTCGTCTGCTACGGCAGCGCCCAGCGCAGCCAGGGCGGCAAGCTGCAGACCAGTTCCGACCCCGCCCCGTACGAGTATCGCTACAAGCCGCGCAACCCGCCGACGACCTATGCCCTCGGCGCGGCGCGGCACATGTACGAGTTCGGCACGACCCGCGAGCAGCTGGCGGCGGTCGCCGTCGCCGCCCGGCAGTGGGCCCTGATGAACCCGGAGGCGTTCACGCACAAGGACGGGCCGCTCACCATCGAGGACGTGATGAGCAGCCGCATGGTCTGCGACCCTCTGACCGTGCGCGACTGCTGCCTCGTCACGGACGGCGGTGCGGCGCTGATCATGACCAGCGCCGAGCGGGCGAAGGACCTGAAGCAGAAGCCTGTCTACCTGCTGGGTGGGGCCGCCGCGACGCACAACCGTGCCGTCTCGTCGATGCCGGACATCGTCAACACCTGCGCCCAGGAATCCGGCCGCCGCGCCTTCGACATGGCCGGCATCACGACCAGGGATGCCGACGTGCTGGCGCTCTACGACGCCTTCACGATCAACGTCATCCTGCAGCTCGAGGACCTGGGCTTCGTCAAGAAGGGCGAAGGCGGGCCGTTCGTGGCGAGCGGCGCCATCGGTCCGGGCGGCGCGCTGCCGGTCAACCCGAACGGTGGGGGTCTTGCCGACGTGCATCCCGGGATGTACGGCATGTTCCTGACGATCGAGGCGGTCCGCCAGCTCCGGGGCACGTGCGGCCCCCGCCAGGTGAAGGACGCCAAGATCGCCGTGTGCCACGGCAACGGCGGCAGCTTCTCCAGCCAGGCGACGAACGTCCTTGGTACCGAAGAGACGCTCTAG
- a CDS encoding SDR family NAD(P)-dependent oxidoreductase: protein MSGVLEDKVVLVTGAGRGIGREVAILAAAEGAKVVVNDLGGSVTGEGQDTTPAQDVVKVIEAAGGEACVNGDSVADFQAAKRMVQQAVDTYGKIDCVVNVAGILRDVIFHKMTEDDWDSVIQVHLKGSFNVSRNAADHFRAQESGSFVHFTSTSGLIGNFGQANYAAAKLGIVGLSKSIALDMARFGVRSNCMSPFAWSRMIGTIPTKTPEEQARVERIKQMTPAHIAPMVVALLSDKAKDVTGQIFGSRMNEQFLFSQNRPIRSVQRSDGWTPSTILEHCLPAMKASFTPNDRSGDIFSWDPI from the coding sequence ATGTCAGGAGTTCTCGAAGACAAGGTGGTGCTCGTTACCGGCGCCGGCCGCGGCATCGGCCGCGAGGTCGCCATCCTGGCGGCGGCCGAAGGCGCGAAGGTCGTCGTCAACGACCTGGGCGGCTCAGTCACCGGCGAAGGCCAGGACACGACGCCGGCCCAGGACGTGGTGAAGGTCATCGAGGCCGCCGGCGGCGAAGCCTGCGTCAACGGTGACAGCGTCGCCGACTTCCAGGCCGCCAAGCGCATGGTGCAGCAGGCCGTCGACACCTACGGCAAGATCGACTGCGTCGTGAACGTCGCCGGCATCCTGCGCGACGTCATCTTCCACAAGATGACCGAAGACGACTGGGATTCGGTGATCCAGGTCCACCTGAAGGGCTCGTTCAACGTCTCGCGCAACGCGGCCGACCATTTCCGCGCGCAGGAGAGCGGCTCCTTCGTCCACTTCACCTCGACGTCCGGCCTGATCGGCAACTTCGGCCAGGCGAACTACGCGGCGGCTAAGCTCGGCATCGTCGGCCTGTCGAAGTCGATCGCCCTCGACATGGCGCGCTTCGGCGTCCGCTCGAACTGCATGTCGCCGTTCGCATGGAGCCGCATGATCGGCACCATCCCGACCAAGACCCCGGAAGAGCAGGCCCGCGTTGAGCGCATCAAGCAGATGACGCCGGCTCACATCGCGCCGATGGTCGTCGCATTGCTCTCGGACAAGGCGAAGGATGTCACGGGCCAGATCTTCGGCTCTCGCATGAACGAGCAGTTCCTGTTCAGCCAGAACCGGCCGATCCGTTCGGTGCAGCGAAGCGACGGCTGGACGCCGTCGACCATCCTGGAGCACTGCCTGCCCGCGATGAAGGCGAGCTTCACGCCGAACGATCGCTCCGGCGACATCTTCTCCTGGGATCCGATCTGA